One Kribbella sp. NBC_00662 genomic region harbors:
- a CDS encoding acyl-CoA dehydrogenase, whose amino-acid sequence MSTSGMRDYLDGPHKAARDVVRSRLAAHADLADLAVRLPRDEYRDKVLELLLESAADGLPARGYPKEYGGEGDLGGFIAGFETLAFGDLSLMVKAGVQFGLFAGAILHLGTEKHHEHYLADAVSGRLLGCFAMTETGHGSNVQALGTTATYDESTGEFVVHTPTPQARKDYIGNAARHGRMAAVFAQLVVGGETHGVHCLLVPIRDEDGTPLPGVTLSDCGPKLGLNGVDNGRIVFDQVRVPREALLDRYAQVDADGNYMSAIENPDRRFFTMLGTLVQGRVSVGGAAINASKVALTIAIRYGDQRRQFGAPGSAEETVLLDYRMHQRRLLPLLARTYALHFAQAELVDEFARVFNDDRDEHDRRALEAQAAGTKALGTWHATETIQMCREACGGAGYLAENRLATLKADTDVFTTFEGDNTVLLQLVAKGLLTDYRESFGKLDPLSTARFVAAQAVEIAVEKAALRPVIERLRDVVPNRGDAADPDAGLRDDAYHSGMLRFREQHMLSGVARRLKAGIDAGDEPFDVFNRCQDHVIAAGRAHVDRVVLEAFQAAVQDAPEELQPQLHDLYDLHALVTIEAERAWYLEHGRLSAGRSKAITALVNELCATVRPAAVELVDAFGVPGSAVEVPMVVPSQHE is encoded by the coding sequence ATGAGCACATCGGGGATGCGGGACTACTTGGACGGGCCGCACAAGGCGGCGCGGGACGTCGTGCGAAGCCGGCTGGCTGCGCACGCGGATCTGGCGGATCTGGCGGTGCGGCTGCCGCGGGACGAGTATCGGGACAAGGTGCTCGAATTGTTGCTGGAGTCGGCTGCGGACGGGTTGCCGGCGCGCGGGTATCCGAAGGAGTACGGCGGTGAGGGTGATCTCGGCGGGTTCATCGCCGGGTTCGAGACGCTCGCGTTCGGTGACCTGTCGCTGATGGTGAAGGCGGGCGTGCAGTTCGGGCTCTTCGCCGGCGCGATCCTGCATCTCGGCACGGAGAAGCACCACGAGCACTACCTGGCGGATGCGGTCAGCGGGCGCCTGCTCGGTTGCTTCGCGATGACCGAGACCGGTCACGGGTCGAACGTGCAGGCCCTCGGCACGACGGCGACGTACGACGAATCGACGGGAGAGTTCGTCGTCCACACTCCGACACCGCAGGCGCGGAAGGACTACATAGGTAACGCGGCGCGGCACGGGCGGATGGCAGCGGTGTTCGCGCAGCTTGTCGTCGGTGGTGAGACTCACGGCGTGCACTGCCTGCTGGTGCCGATCCGGGACGAGGACGGTACGCCGCTGCCGGGCGTGACGCTGTCGGACTGCGGACCGAAGCTCGGGCTGAACGGGGTCGACAACGGGCGGATCGTGTTCGACCAGGTCCGGGTGCCACGGGAGGCGCTGCTGGACCGCTATGCCCAAGTTGATGCTGACGGCAACTACATGAGCGCGATCGAGAACCCGGACCGGCGGTTCTTCACGATGCTCGGGACGCTCGTGCAGGGACGCGTGTCCGTGGGCGGCGCGGCGATCAACGCGAGCAAGGTCGCACTGACGATCGCGATCAGGTACGGCGATCAGCGGCGCCAGTTCGGAGCTCCGGGGAGTGCCGAGGAAACGGTGCTGCTCGACTACCGGATGCATCAGCGGCGACTGTTGCCGCTGCTCGCCCGGACGTATGCGTTGCACTTCGCGCAGGCCGAGCTGGTCGACGAGTTCGCGCGGGTGTTCAACGACGATCGCGACGAGCACGACCGGCGCGCGTTGGAGGCGCAGGCGGCCGGCACGAAGGCGCTGGGGACGTGGCATGCGACCGAGACGATCCAGATGTGCCGCGAGGCATGTGGCGGTGCCGGCTACCTGGCGGAGAACCGGCTGGCCACGTTGAAGGCGGACACGGATGTGTTCACGACGTTCGAGGGTGACAACACCGTCCTGCTGCAGTTGGTGGCGAAGGGTCTGCTGACGGACTACCGGGAGTCGTTCGGCAAACTCGACCCGCTGAGTACGGCGCGGTTCGTCGCGGCGCAGGCGGTGGAGATCGCGGTCGAGAAGGCCGCGCTGCGACCGGTGATCGAGCGGCTGCGCGACGTCGTACCGAATCGGGGTGACGCGGCTGATCCGGATGCGGGGTTGCGGGACGATGCGTACCACTCGGGCATGCTGCGGTTCCGCGAGCAGCACATGTTGTCCGGGGTGGCGCGGCGGCTGAAGGCCGGGATCGATGCGGGTGACGAGCCGTTCGACGTGTTCAACCGGTGCCAGGACCACGTGATCGCGGCCGGGCGCGCGCATGTCGACCGAGTCGTCCTCGAGGCGTTCCAGGCGGCGGTGCAGGATGCGCCGGAGGAGCTCCAGCCGCAGCTGCACGACCTGTACGACCTGCATGCGCTGGTGACGATCGAGGCGGAGCGCGCGTGGTACCTCGAGCACGGGCGGCTGTCGGCGGGCCGGTCGAAGGCGATCACCGCGCTGGTCAACGAGTTGTGCGCGACCGTCCGGCCCGCGGCGGTGGAGCTCGTCGACGCGTTCGGAGTACCGGGCTCGGCAGTGGAGGTGCCGATGGTTGTACCGTCACAGCATGAGTGA
- a CDS encoding molybdopterin-binding protein, with protein MLSPVPNLRVSEAAALLGVSDDTVRRWIDQGRLPSKQESGRMAVDGQALAAFAQELADSPEPGHTTAASARNRMRGIVTRVLKDGVMAQVEMQAGPFRVVSLMSREAADELGLEPGVVAVASIKSTHVVVEIPEA; from the coding sequence ATGCTGTCTCCCGTGCCGAACTTGCGGGTAAGTGAGGCAGCCGCGCTTCTGGGGGTCAGCGACGACACGGTTCGGCGCTGGATCGATCAGGGGCGGTTGCCGTCGAAGCAGGAGAGCGGCCGGATGGCCGTCGACGGGCAAGCGCTCGCCGCGTTCGCCCAGGAGCTGGCCGACTCCCCGGAGCCCGGCCACACCACCGCCGCCTCCGCGCGGAACCGGATGCGGGGGATCGTCACCCGGGTGCTGAAGGACGGTGTGATGGCCCAGGTCGAGATGCAGGCCGGGCCGTTCCGCGTCGTGTCGCTGATGAGTCGTGAGGCCGCGGACGAGCTCGGGCTCGAGCCAGGTGTGGTGGCCGTCGCGTCGATCAAGTCCACTCATGTCGTCGTAGAGATACCGGAGGCCTGA
- the modA gene encoding molybdate ABC transporter substrate-binding protein, whose product MFRRTALAGLAAVAALTMAGCGDDSPAASSSSSSSSSTPALSGTVTVFAAASLTGTFTQLGKDFEAAHPGTKVTFNFAGSSALAKQINDGAPADVFASAAPKNMDDVKDKGTPTNFVSNTLEIAVPKGNPGKITGLRDFADKSKKIALCAVQVPCGAAADKVFKATGITPQPDSLEQDVKAALTKVGLGEVDAALVYKTDVLSAKDKVEGIEFPEASKAVNEYPIATLTKAPNADGAKAFVDYVLSDKGKAVLSAAGFSAP is encoded by the coding sequence ATGTTCCGTCGTACCGCGCTCGCCGGCCTCGCCGCGGTCGCCGCCCTCACCATGGCCGGCTGCGGTGACGACAGCCCGGCTGCGTCGTCCTCGTCTTCGAGCAGCAGCAGTACTCCGGCACTGTCCGGCACCGTCACCGTATTCGCGGCCGCCTCGCTCACCGGGACGTTCACCCAACTGGGCAAGGACTTCGAGGCCGCACACCCCGGCACGAAGGTGACCTTCAACTTCGCCGGCAGCTCCGCGCTCGCGAAGCAGATCAACGACGGTGCGCCCGCGGACGTGTTCGCCTCGGCGGCGCCGAAGAACATGGACGACGTGAAGGACAAGGGCACGCCGACGAACTTCGTCAGCAACACGCTCGAGATCGCCGTGCCGAAGGGGAACCCGGGCAAGATCACCGGACTCAGGGACTTCGCCGACAAGAGCAAGAAGATCGCCCTGTGCGCCGTGCAGGTCCCGTGTGGCGCCGCGGCGGACAAGGTGTTCAAGGCAACGGGTATCACCCCGCAGCCGGACAGCCTCGAGCAGGACGTAAAGGCTGCGCTGACCAAGGTCGGTCTCGGTGAGGTCGACGCCGCGCTGGTGTACAAGACCGACGTCCTGTCCGCCAAGGACAAGGTCGAGGGCATCGAATTCCCGGAAGCGAGCAAGGCCGTCAACGAGTACCCGATCGCCACGCTGACCAAGGCTCCGAACGCTGACGGCGCGAAGGCGTTCGTCGACTACGTTCTGTCCGACAAGGGCAAGGCAGTCCTGAGCGCAGCCGGCTTCTCCGCACCGTGA
- the modB gene encoding molybdate ABC transporter permease subunit, with amino-acid sequence MPLVLLLPALIGLAFLVVPLIGLLAKAPWSTLPAKLHSADVWQALRLSLVCATSATAVCLVLGVPLAWLLARGGLPGRSLIRAFVTVPLVLPPVVGGVALLLVLGRRGLVGQYLDSWFGISLPFTTAGVIVAEAFVAMPFLVISVEGALRAADPRYEEAAATLGAGRWTTFRRVTLPSIAPGIVAGTVLCWARALGEFGATITFAGNFPGRTTTMPLAVYLALETDPDVAVVLSLVLLLVSVVVLASLRERWISGLR; translated from the coding sequence ATGCCCCTCGTCCTCCTGCTGCCTGCGCTGATCGGACTGGCGTTCCTGGTCGTCCCTTTGATCGGTCTGCTCGCCAAGGCGCCTTGGTCGACGCTGCCGGCGAAGCTGCACAGTGCGGACGTCTGGCAGGCGCTCAGGCTGTCTCTGGTGTGCGCTACGTCTGCTACTGCGGTGTGTCTGGTGCTGGGCGTTCCGTTGGCGTGGTTGCTGGCTCGGGGCGGCCTGCCGGGGCGTAGCTTGATCCGTGCGTTCGTGACGGTGCCTTTGGTGCTGCCGCCGGTGGTTGGTGGTGTCGCACTGCTGCTGGTGCTCGGGCGACGCGGTCTGGTCGGGCAGTACCTCGACTCGTGGTTCGGGATCTCTCTGCCGTTCACAACTGCCGGCGTCATCGTGGCGGAGGCGTTCGTGGCCATGCCGTTCCTGGTGATCTCTGTGGAGGGCGCATTGCGTGCTGCTGATCCGCGATACGAGGAGGCTGCTGCGACCCTCGGTGCGGGCCGCTGGACGACGTTCCGGCGGGTCACACTGCCTTCGATCGCGCCGGGGATCGTTGCGGGGACTGTGCTGTGCTGGGCGCGCGCACTGGGCGAGTTCGGCGCCACCATCACGTTTGCAGGCAACTTCCCCGGCCGTACGACGACTATGCCGCTGGCTGTCTATTTGGCATTGGAGACTGATCCGGATGTGGCCGTCGTACTGAGTCTGGTGCTGCTGCTGGTCTCCGTCGTCGTACTGGCGTCTCTGCGCGAGCGCTGGATCAGCGGGCTGCGATGA
- a CDS encoding ABC transporter ATP-binding protein has protein sequence MTLYADLQLTRGEFALSLDLTVEPGEVVALLGPNGAGKTTALRAIAGLLALDGGRIALNSSVWDEPPRTFRTPDRRPIGVVFQDYLLFNHLSCLENVAFGLRARGVEKQTARAEAARWLQTVGLSEYARTRPRALSGGQAQRVALARALATDPELLLLDEPLAALDAGTTLHVRAELGQHLHRFEGRTLLVTHDPLDAMVLADRLVIIESGQIVQEGKSTEVAHRPRTNYVAQLVGLNLYRGTATGTTVTLPEGGTITLAEPATGPVHVAFPPTAISLYLEPPSGSPRNTWPAVVTGIEQHAHTVRVRLDASPAGPATVIADITPAAVADLRLTPGQPLHTTLKATEVHTYPV, from the coding sequence ATGACTCTGTACGCCGATCTGCAGCTGACGCGTGGTGAGTTCGCGTTGTCGCTGGACCTGACTGTCGAGCCTGGCGAGGTGGTCGCACTCCTCGGCCCTAACGGCGCCGGGAAGACCACTGCGCTCCGTGCGATCGCCGGCCTGCTCGCACTGGACGGCGGACGCATCGCACTGAACTCTTCTGTCTGGGACGAGCCGCCACGCACCTTCCGCACACCCGACCGGCGACCGATCGGCGTGGTCTTCCAGGACTACCTGCTCTTCAACCACCTCAGCTGTCTGGAGAACGTTGCGTTCGGCCTCAGAGCCCGCGGCGTGGAGAAGCAGACCGCGCGCGCCGAGGCTGCCCGTTGGCTGCAGACCGTTGGGTTGTCGGAGTACGCCCGTACGCGACCGCGCGCTCTGTCCGGCGGCCAAGCCCAACGCGTAGCCCTGGCCCGCGCGTTGGCCACCGACCCCGAGCTGCTGCTCCTCGACGAACCGCTAGCCGCCCTGGACGCCGGCACCACCCTCCACGTCCGAGCCGAACTGGGCCAACACCTCCACCGCTTCGAAGGCCGCACCCTCCTCGTCACCCACGACCCCCTCGACGCCATGGTCCTGGCCGACCGCCTCGTCATCATCGAAAGCGGCCAAATAGTCCAAGAAGGCAAATCCACCGAGGTAGCCCACCGCCCCCGCACCAACTACGTAGCCCAATTAGTAGGCCTGAACCTCTACCGAGGCACAGCCACCGGCACCACAGTCACTCTGCCCGAAGGCGGCACCATCACCCTCGCCGAACCAGCCACCGGGCCTGTCCACGTAGCGTTCCCACCCACGGCGATCTCGCTCTACCTGGAGCCCCCGTCCGGCAGTCCTCGAAACACCTGGCCCGCGGTGGTGACGGGCATCGAACAACACGCCCACACCGTCAGGGTCCGCCTCGACGCCTCGCCTGCCGGCCCTGCCACCGTCATCGCCGACATAACGCCGGCTGCGGTGGCCGATCTCCGCCTCACACCCGGCCAACCTCTCCACACCACTCTCAAAGCCACCGAGGTCCACACCTATCCGGTGTAA
- the lanKC gene encoding class III lanthionine synthetase LanKC: protein MHESYEFYCLADRRFYETPANRGAQHPDFAIAGRAVPEGWRHVPGEQWMHYAPDNLRLPAQGWKIHVSARLQDVERTLEAVWEYCVPRGIAFKFLRNEAVLVMVNSKAAPRGSSGKLVTIYPTDDAQLELVLKELNEILAGVEGPYILSDLRYAEGPLFVRYGAFVSRHCLSPTGERVLAIEDAQGNLVPDHRGPTFVTPPWITLPDFLQPHLDARNAVTTNDLAYTIDGVIQFSNGGGVYVGRHNETGARVVLKEGRPYAGLDMAGRDAVARISHERDILEQLDGLDAVPKTHDYLQLGEHHFLVQEHIDSVSLQRELVRRYPLTHPDATEADKAEYAEWATAMIAKVGEAVGQLHERGVVFCDLHPDNLLLDADGKLTLIDFEVATKAEDQARSTLAHPGYAAPQDRQGVDVDRYALACIALGVYAPQATILLNLHPGKAFQLADMIADTFPVPRATLDEAVKTIVGPGKTHDPAMVDLALPGEGEWTDVRDALTKAIVAGATPERTDRLFPGDIAQFRDGGGIDLATGAAGVLYALSKTGSRFPQYDEWLRKRVMDTAAGPGLYDGLHGVAHVLDELGYRQDALDLVDRTLADDWSSRELGLHSGLAGIGLNLLYFDTEPALRAKAVRVLDLVADRLQVDVPEISGGQHARAGLMYGSSGPALLFLNAFEQLGDTGLLDLAEIAIRQDLKRTVLTDDGMRQVNQGWRTLPYLEEGSAGVALVLERYLRHRPSEELALALGELKRVTHCDYYVQPGLFMGRAGLLLTAAALGEDQATVDDLVHGLGWHAMPFEGGLAYPGNQLLRLSMDLATGSAGVLLALGAALHDAPVALPFLGPPQWSESMSRRSTPKEV, encoded by the coding sequence ATGCACGAGAGTTACGAGTTCTATTGCCTTGCGGATCGGCGGTTCTACGAGACGCCGGCCAATCGCGGTGCTCAGCATCCGGATTTCGCCATCGCCGGGCGGGCGGTGCCGGAGGGATGGCGGCATGTGCCGGGTGAGCAGTGGATGCACTACGCGCCCGACAATCTCCGGCTGCCGGCCCAGGGGTGGAAGATCCACGTCTCGGCGCGACTGCAGGACGTGGAGCGGACGCTCGAGGCCGTGTGGGAGTACTGCGTCCCCCGCGGCATCGCGTTCAAGTTCCTGCGCAACGAAGCCGTCCTGGTGATGGTCAACTCGAAGGCTGCTCCCCGCGGGTCGAGCGGCAAGCTGGTGACGATCTACCCGACCGACGACGCGCAGCTGGAGCTCGTGCTCAAGGAGCTCAACGAGATCCTGGCCGGCGTCGAAGGCCCTTATATCCTGAGCGATCTGCGCTACGCGGAGGGTCCGCTCTTCGTCCGGTACGGCGCCTTCGTCAGCCGGCACTGCCTGTCCCCGACCGGCGAACGCGTCCTCGCCATCGAAGATGCCCAGGGCAACCTTGTCCCGGACCACCGCGGCCCGACCTTCGTCACGCCGCCGTGGATCACGCTGCCGGACTTCCTGCAGCCGCATCTCGACGCGCGCAACGCGGTCACCACCAACGACCTCGCCTACACGATCGACGGCGTCATCCAGTTCTCCAACGGCGGCGGCGTGTACGTCGGCCGCCACAACGAGACCGGCGCCCGCGTCGTGCTCAAGGAGGGCCGTCCGTATGCCGGTCTCGACATGGCCGGACGGGACGCGGTCGCGCGGATCTCCCACGAGCGCGACATCCTCGAGCAGCTCGACGGCCTCGACGCAGTGCCGAAGACCCACGACTACCTGCAGCTGGGCGAGCACCACTTCCTCGTCCAGGAGCACATCGACTCGGTGTCACTGCAACGCGAGCTGGTACGGCGGTATCCGCTGACCCACCCGGATGCGACCGAGGCCGACAAGGCGGAGTACGCCGAGTGGGCGACCGCGATGATCGCCAAGGTCGGCGAGGCCGTCGGGCAGCTGCACGAGCGCGGTGTCGTGTTCTGCGACCTGCACCCGGACAACCTGCTGCTCGACGCGGACGGCAAGCTCACGCTGATCGACTTCGAGGTCGCGACCAAGGCCGAGGACCAGGCCCGCTCGACGCTCGCCCATCCCGGGTACGCCGCTCCGCAGGACCGGCAAGGCGTCGACGTCGACCGGTACGCGCTGGCCTGTATCGCGCTCGGAGTTTATGCGCCGCAGGCAACGATTCTGCTCAATCTCCACCCCGGCAAAGCGTTCCAGCTCGCCGACATGATCGCCGACACGTTCCCGGTGCCGCGTGCCACGCTCGACGAAGCCGTGAAGACGATCGTCGGCCCGGGCAAGACGCACGATCCGGCGATGGTCGACCTGGCACTGCCCGGCGAGGGCGAGTGGACCGACGTACGCGACGCGCTCACCAAGGCCATCGTCGCCGGCGCGACCCCAGAACGCACCGACCGGCTGTTCCCCGGCGACATCGCGCAGTTCCGCGACGGCGGCGGTATCGATCTCGCGACGGGTGCAGCCGGCGTCCTGTACGCACTGAGCAAGACCGGCTCCCGATTCCCGCAGTACGACGAATGGCTGCGCAAGCGCGTCATGGACACCGCGGCCGGACCAGGCCTGTACGACGGCCTGCACGGCGTAGCGCATGTCCTCGACGAGCTCGGCTATCGGCAGGACGCGCTCGACCTCGTCGACCGCACGCTCGCCGACGACTGGAGCTCCCGCGAGCTCGGCCTGCACTCCGGCCTCGCCGGCATCGGTCTGAACCTCCTGTACTTCGACACCGAGCCAGCGCTCCGGGCCAAGGCCGTCCGCGTGCTCGACCTGGTCGCGGATCGGCTGCAGGTCGACGTGCCGGAGATCAGCGGCGGTCAGCACGCGCGCGCCGGGCTGATGTACGGATCGTCCGGGCCCGCGCTGCTGTTCCTCAACGCGTTCGAGCAGCTCGGCGACACCGGCCTGCTCGACCTGGCCGAGATCGCGATCCGGCAGGACCTCAAGCGGACCGTGCTCACCGATGACGGGATGCGTCAGGTCAACCAGGGCTGGCGGACCCTGCCGTACCTCGAAGAAGGTTCGGCCGGAGTCGCACTGGTCCTCGAGCGGTACCTGCGCCACCGGCCGTCCGAAGAGCTCGCCCTGGCGCTCGGCGAGCTGAAGCGTGTCACACACTGCGACTACTACGTCCAGCCCGGCCTGTTCATGGGTCGCGCCGGCCTGCTCCTCACCGCCGCGGCACTCGGCGAGGACCAGGCGACGGTCGACGACCTGGTGCACGGTCTCGGCTGGCACGCGATGCCGTTCGAGGGCGGCCTCGCGTACCCGGGCAACCAGCTGCTCCGTCTCTCGATGGACCTGGCGACCGGATCTGCCGGCGTACTGCTGGCTCTGGGTGCGGCGCTGCACGACGCGCCGGTCGCCCTCCCGTTCCTCGGACCTCCCCAGTGGTCCGAGTCCATGTCCCGACGATCCACACCGAAGGAGGTGTAA
- a CDS encoding SapB/AmfS family lanthipeptide — protein sequence MALLDLQGLETPGYGHGGHHHGGSTLTVLGCASQTPSNLSLLLCH from the coding sequence ATGGCACTTCTCGACCTTCAGGGTCTGGAGACCCCGGGCTACGGCCACGGCGGCCACCACCACGGCGGCTCCACGCTGACCGTGCTGGGCTGCGCTTCGCAGACCCCGAGCAACCTGAGCCTGCTGCTCTGCCACTGA
- a CDS encoding prolyl oligopeptidase family protein, translating to MIDSVQSCPCAERLSLVEQVHGRSVADPYRWLEDSSSAETEAWSRAQDDLWLTYAGALTSRFRWKNRVRQLSDVGSVSTPVWRGGRCFTLRREPGQQPVLFVDETPLFDPKRLDPTGLTTLDAWQPSPDGTKLAFQLSRGGDERSTLNVLDTTTGELIDGPLDGCRYSPVAWLPDGSAFYYVRFRQVRRHRLGDPDDTTILDREASYGLELSADGRWLTVCTTDDLWFADLMTDEPPAHLPQDTTTIMSVGPDNRLYVVNAGGIHIGDPAEPTVWRDYIQPDAPLTGLAILDDVVLVATANTITVHERETGKRQGAIDLPGFGSVGSLSSDGNRAWFTYTDSVTPPTVYCYDATTGQTTAPPGRQSETHRLSYNSPDGTALELHVIGNRGGPTILYGYGGFGQSLTPTYSAFTLAWVEAGGAFVTATIRGDAQHRESTKQQTIDDFIAAAEYLIAEGWTTSDQLAICGESNGGLLVAAALTQRPELFAAAVASAPLTDMLRYELSGLGERWIAEYGSVKDPDEFAALANYSPYHRVVDGVKYPAVLLTAFGNDTRVDPLHARKMCAALQHATASQRPVLLRFEPEAGHTTGGINLAADMLAFLAHETGLDR from the coding sequence GTGATCGATTCCGTGCAGTCTTGTCCATGCGCCGAGCGCTTGTCGCTCGTGGAGCAGGTGCACGGTCGTAGCGTCGCGGACCCGTACCGCTGGCTCGAGGACTCGTCGAGCGCGGAGACCGAAGCATGGTCAAGGGCCCAGGACGATCTGTGGCTGACGTACGCCGGCGCGCTGACCAGCCGGTTCCGCTGGAAGAACCGGGTCCGGCAACTGTCCGATGTCGGCAGCGTGTCCACGCCGGTCTGGCGGGGCGGCCGCTGCTTCACGCTGCGGCGTGAGCCAGGCCAGCAACCCGTGCTCTTCGTCGACGAGACTCCGCTGTTCGACCCGAAGCGGCTCGATCCCACCGGGCTGACCACGCTCGACGCCTGGCAGCCGTCACCGGACGGCACCAAGCTCGCGTTCCAGCTCTCCCGCGGCGGCGACGAACGCTCGACTCTCAACGTGCTGGACACAACCACCGGCGAGCTGATCGACGGCCCGCTCGACGGCTGCCGCTACTCCCCCGTCGCCTGGCTCCCGGACGGCAGCGCGTTCTACTACGTGCGCTTCCGTCAGGTACGACGCCATCGTCTGGGCGACCCCGACGACACCACGATCCTGGACCGCGAGGCGTCGTACGGACTCGAGCTCAGCGCCGACGGCCGCTGGCTGACGGTCTGTACGACCGACGACCTGTGGTTCGCGGACCTGATGACGGACGAGCCGCCGGCGCACCTCCCGCAGGACACCACCACGATCATGTCGGTCGGCCCCGACAACCGCCTGTACGTCGTCAACGCCGGCGGCATCCACATCGGCGACCCGGCCGAGCCGACGGTCTGGCGCGACTACATCCAGCCGGACGCGCCGCTGACCGGGCTCGCGATCCTCGACGACGTCGTCCTGGTCGCGACAGCCAACACCATCACCGTCCACGAGCGTGAGACCGGCAAGCGCCAAGGCGCGATCGATCTGCCTGGCTTCGGCTCTGTCGGATCCCTCAGCAGCGACGGCAATCGGGCCTGGTTCACCTACACGGACAGCGTGACGCCACCGACGGTCTACTGCTACGACGCCACCACCGGCCAGACGACGGCGCCACCTGGCAGGCAGTCGGAGACTCATCGCCTGAGCTACAACTCGCCCGATGGCACAGCCCTCGAGTTGCACGTGATCGGCAACCGAGGCGGACCGACGATCCTGTACGGGTACGGCGGCTTCGGGCAATCGCTGACTCCGACGTACTCTGCTTTCACGCTCGCCTGGGTCGAAGCCGGCGGCGCCTTCGTGACCGCAACCATCCGGGGCGACGCCCAGCATCGCGAGTCGACGAAGCAGCAGACGATCGACGACTTCATCGCCGCGGCGGAGTACCTGATCGCCGAGGGCTGGACGACGTCCGACCAACTCGCGATCTGCGGTGAGTCCAACGGTGGTCTGCTCGTCGCGGCCGCCCTCACCCAACGGCCCGAGCTGTTCGCCGCCGCGGTCGCCTCGGCCCCGCTGACCGACATGCTCCGCTACGAGCTGTCAGGTCTCGGCGAACGCTGGATCGCGGAGTACGGCTCCGTCAAGGACCCCGACGAGTTCGCGGCCCTGGCGAACTACTCGCCGTACCACCGCGTCGTCGACGGCGTGAAATATCCAGCCGTGCTGCTGACCGCGTTCGGGAACGACACGCGTGTGGATCCCTTGCATGCAAGGAAGATGTGCGCGGCGCTCCAGCACGCGACCGCGAGTCAACGACCGGTGCTGCTGAGATTCGAGCCGGAGGCGGGGCACACGACCGGCGGGATCAACCTCGCCGCCGACATGCTCGCCTTCCTCGCCCACGAGACGGGCCTGGACCGATGA